The following coding sequences lie in one Microvirga sp. 17 mud 1-3 genomic window:
- a CDS encoding Crp/Fnr family transcriptional regulator translates to MARLSGVQLFKDLGLDLTPYEARANWRRFDPEEILVDFDDLSTDVYFLLSGEVRVLMRTASGKEVILDEMKAGELFGELAALDGIKRSANVTALTKGEACVMPAAVFRELIFAHTKVSERLFCLMASRIRELNARFVEQTVLDLRHRLYSELLRLSVPRTDRNGERVITPPPFHHIMAARIGCRREQVTREFTLMSQEGLIERTRGALILRQPDVLRARVAEALRDDA, encoded by the coding sequence ATGGCGCGGCTTTCTGGCGTTCAGCTCTTCAAGGATCTCGGGCTCGATCTCACGCCTTACGAGGCGCGGGCGAACTGGCGCCGATTTGATCCGGAGGAGATCCTGGTCGATTTCGACGACCTGTCCACGGACGTCTATTTCCTCCTCTCAGGGGAGGTGAGGGTCCTCATGCGGACGGCCTCGGGCAAGGAAGTCATCCTCGACGAAATGAAGGCCGGGGAGCTGTTCGGGGAGCTGGCCGCCCTGGACGGTATCAAGCGCTCGGCGAATGTCACGGCCCTGACCAAAGGCGAAGCCTGCGTCATGCCCGCGGCCGTGTTCCGGGAGCTGATCTTTGCGCACACCAAGGTGTCGGAGCGGTTGTTCTGTCTCATGGCGTCCCGGATCCGCGAGCTGAATGCCCGCTTTGTGGAGCAGACCGTCCTCGACCTGCGGCACCGGCTCTATTCCGAACTCCTGCGCCTGTCGGTTCCCCGGACCGATCGGAACGGCGAGCGGGTGATCACGCCGCCGCCCTTCCACCACATCATGGCGGCCCGAATCGGGTGCCGCCGCGAGCAGGTAACGCGGGAATTCACCCTGATGTCCCAGGAGGGACTCATCGAGCGGACCCGGGGCGCCCTGATCCTGCGCCAGCCGGACGTGCTTCGGGCGCGGGTGGCGGAAGCTTTGCGCGACGACGCGTAG
- a CDS encoding DegT/DnrJ/EryC1/StrS aminotransferase family protein — protein sequence MSDPIAFIDLLAQRARIGAAMDEAILRVVNHGGYIMGPEVATLEADLSAFCGAKHSISCANGTDALAMVLMAKGVKAGDAILCPSFTFAATAEVVAWVGATPIFVDVHEDTFNLDMASLEAGLKTARSLKLNPVGVVPVDLFGLPADYAPIEAFCAREGLWLMCDAAQSFGASYKGRKVGVIGDATTTSFFPAKPLGCYGDGGAIFTNDDELATVLRSIRVHGQGTEKYDNVRIGVNGRLDTMQAAVLIEKLKIFPSEIEARNRVAQYYNEHLRDVAIVPEVPEGYTSVWAQYTLRMGRFDRERFQADLKAAGVPTAVYYPKPLHQQTAYKGYPVAGNGLPVSERLAQEVVSLPMHPYLTPAVQDRIIAAVKTALANQHKNAAE from the coding sequence ATGTCGGACCCGATTGCGTTCATTGACCTGTTGGCCCAGCGTGCGCGGATCGGCGCCGCCATGGACGAGGCCATCCTGCGCGTGGTCAACCACGGCGGCTACATCATGGGCCCGGAGGTGGCGACGCTGGAGGCGGATCTGTCGGCGTTCTGCGGCGCCAAGCATTCGATCTCGTGCGCCAACGGCACCGATGCGCTGGCGATGGTGCTGATGGCCAAGGGCGTGAAGGCGGGCGATGCCATTCTGTGCCCGAGCTTTACCTTTGCGGCGACGGCCGAGGTGGTGGCCTGGGTCGGCGCGACGCCGATCTTCGTGGACGTGCACGAGGACACCTTCAACCTGGACATGGCGAGCCTGGAGGCGGGGCTGAAGACGGCCCGGTCGCTCAAGCTCAACCCGGTCGGGGTGGTGCCGGTGGACCTGTTCGGCCTGCCGGCCGATTATGCGCCGATCGAGGCGTTCTGCGCCCGTGAGGGCCTGTGGCTGATGTGCGACGCGGCGCAGAGCTTCGGCGCCTCCTACAAGGGCCGCAAGGTCGGCGTGATCGGCGATGCGACGACCACGAGCTTCTTCCCGGCGAAGCCCTTGGGCTGCTACGGCGACGGTGGCGCGATCTTCACCAACGACGACGAGCTGGCCACGGTTCTGCGCTCGATCCGGGTGCACGGGCAGGGGACGGAGAAGTACGACAACGTGCGCATCGGCGTGAACGGCCGCCTCGATACGATGCAGGCGGCGGTGCTGATCGAGAAGCTGAAGATCTTCCCGAGCGAGATCGAGGCACGCAACCGAGTGGCGCAGTACTACAACGAGCATCTGCGCGACGTGGCGATCGTGCCGGAGGTGCCGGAAGGGTACACCTCGGTGTGGGCGCAGTACACGCTGCGGATGGGCCGCTTTGACCGCGAGCGGTTCCAGGCGGACCTGAAGGCGGCCGGGGTTCCGACGGCGGTGTATTACCCGAAGCCGCTGCACCAGCAGACGGCGTACAAGGGCTATCCTGTGGCGGGCAACGGTCTGCCGGTGTCGGAGCGCCTGGCGCAGGAGGTGGTGAGCCTGCCGATGCACCCCTATCTGACGCCGGCCGTGCAGGACCGCATTATCGCAGCCGTCAAAACCGCCCTCGCAAACCAACACAAAAACGCCGCAGAATAA
- a CDS encoding Gfo/Idh/MocA family oxidoreductase — MASDVRVAVVGCGYWGKNLVRNFAEIGALEALVDAHQPTVEALIAKHGGRSLDFEAALADPGIDAVAIAAPAALHYRLAKQALEAGKHVFVEKPLALEVEEAKELCALAERLDRRLMVGHLLQYHPIFLELKRLVREGKLGRLQYVYSNRLNLGKIRREEDILWSFAPHDLSMILSLIGSEPEKVEAVGGYYLHDAIADVTTTHLAFPGGERAHVFVSWLHPFKEQKLVVVGSDAMAVFDDGEAWERKLLLYPHKVEWKDAMPVPVKADAVPVTVPQDEPLKQECLHFIDCVRTGATPRTDGREGLRVLSVLSRAAASLRRARGGDGAEPTAAKAAAPAAPRVAKDYPGVTIHETAYVDAGVEIGAGSKIWHFSHILGNVRLGKNVNVGQNVVIGPKVTVGDNVKIQNNVSVYEGVTLEDGVFCGPSCVFTNVNNPRSEIARKSEYRPTLVRRGASIGANATIVCGHTLGEYSFIAAGAVVAKDVPAFALMAGVPARRIGWMSHAGAKLGPDLVCPETGRRYRETGPHTLEEIA; from the coding sequence ATGGCGAGCGATGTGCGGGTGGCAGTGGTCGGGTGCGGCTACTGGGGCAAGAACCTGGTGCGCAACTTCGCCGAGATCGGGGCGCTGGAGGCCCTGGTCGACGCCCACCAGCCGACCGTCGAGGCGCTGATCGCCAAGCATGGCGGGCGCTCTTTGGACTTCGAGGCGGCGCTGGCCGATCCGGGCATCGATGCGGTGGCGATCGCGGCGCCGGCGGCGCTGCATTACCGGCTCGCCAAGCAGGCGCTGGAGGCCGGCAAGCACGTCTTCGTCGAGAAGCCGCTGGCGCTCGAGGTGGAGGAGGCCAAGGAGCTGTGCGCGCTGGCCGAGCGGCTCGACCGCCGGCTCATGGTCGGCCACCTGCTGCAGTACCACCCGATCTTCCTCGAACTGAAGCGGCTGGTGCGCGAGGGCAAGCTCGGGCGGCTGCAATACGTCTATTCGAACCGGCTCAATCTCGGGAAGATCCGCCGCGAGGAGGACATCCTGTGGTCGTTTGCGCCGCACGACCTGTCGATGATCCTGTCGCTGATCGGCAGCGAGCCCGAGAAGGTGGAGGCGGTCGGCGGCTATTACCTGCATGACGCCATCGCGGACGTGACGACGACGCATCTGGCCTTCCCGGGCGGGGAGCGGGCGCATGTGTTCGTGTCGTGGCTGCACCCGTTCAAGGAGCAGAAGCTGGTGGTGGTCGGTTCCGACGCCATGGCGGTGTTCGACGACGGCGAGGCCTGGGAGCGCAAGCTACTGCTTTACCCGCACAAGGTGGAGTGGAAGGACGCCATGCCGGTGCCCGTGAAGGCGGACGCGGTGCCGGTCACGGTGCCGCAGGACGAGCCCTTGAAGCAGGAATGCCTGCACTTCATCGATTGCGTGCGCACCGGCGCAACCCCGCGCACGGACGGGCGCGAGGGCCTGCGGGTGCTCTCGGTGCTGTCGCGGGCGGCCGCTTCCCTGCGCCGGGCGCGGGGCGGCGACGGTGCCGAGCCGACGGCCGCGAAGGCGGCAGCGCCTGCCGCGCCGCGGGTGGCCAAGGATTATCCGGGCGTGACGATCCATGAGACGGCTTATGTGGATGCCGGCGTCGAGATCGGCGCGGGCTCGAAGATCTGGCACTTCAGCCACATTCTCGGCAACGTGCGGCTGGGGAAGAACGTCAATGTCGGCCAGAACGTGGTGATCGGCCCGAAGGTGACGGTGGGCGACAACGTGAAGATCCAGAACAACGTCTCGGTCTATGAGGGCGTGACCCTGGAGGACGGGGTGTTCTGCGGTCCGTCCTGCGTGTTCACCAACGTGAACAACCCGCGCTCCGAGATTGCGCGCAAGTCCGAGTACCGGCCGACCCTGGTCCGGCGCGGCGCCTCGATCGGCGCCAATGCGACGATCGTGTGCGGCCATACCCTTGGGGAATATTCGTTCATTGCGGCAGGCGCGGTGGTGGCCAAGGACGTGCCGGCCTTTGCGCTGATGGCCGGGGTTCCGGCCCGGCGCATCGGCTGGATGAGCCATGCGGGGGCCAAGCTCGGCCCTGATCTCGTCTGCCCCGAAACCGGCCGCCGCTACCGCGAGACCGGCCCCCATACCCTTGAGGAGATTGCCTGA
- a CDS encoding nucleotide sugar dehydrogenase: MDSNRAVKTEAAAVDVAGLIANVKARKARIGIVGLGYVGIPLALTAAKAGFTVLGFDIDAPRVDQLNRGESFIKHIPAELIGAAVREGKFEATADFERLSEPDAILIAVPTPLTKHREPDLSYVENTARAIAPRLRRGQLVVLESTTYPGTTDEVIRPIFEATGLKSGQDFFLAFSPEREDPGNPDFGTSTIPKVVGGDGPEALALAEALYGQLIVKTVPVSSAATAEAVKLTENIFRAVNIALVNELKVVYAAMGIDVWEVIDAAKTKPFGFMPFYPGPGLGGHCIPIDPFYLTWKAREYDIATRFIELAGQINTRMPYYVVNKLAEAVDRNGKAFAGSKILMLGIAYKKNVDDMRESPSLKLIELMEARGAHVDYHDPFIPVIPPTREHAALAGRRSVALDAQTLAGYDAVLIATDHDAVDYRLVVEAAKVVVDTRNACARAGIAEGRVIKA; this comes from the coding sequence ATGGATTCAAATCGCGCGGTGAAGACCGAGGCGGCGGCCGTGGACGTGGCTGGCCTGATCGCGAACGTCAAGGCCCGCAAGGCCCGCATCGGCATCGTCGGCCTGGGCTATGTCGGCATCCCGCTGGCGCTGACGGCCGCCAAGGCCGGATTTACGGTCCTCGGCTTCGACATCGATGCTCCCCGCGTCGACCAGCTCAACCGCGGCGAGAGCTTCATCAAGCACATCCCGGCCGAGCTGATCGGCGCCGCCGTGCGCGAGGGCAAGTTCGAGGCCACGGCCGACTTCGAACGTCTGTCCGAGCCCGATGCCATCCTCATCGCGGTGCCCACCCCCCTGACCAAGCATCGCGAGCCGGATCTCTCCTATGTGGAGAACACCGCCCGCGCCATCGCGCCGCGCCTGCGCCGGGGCCAGCTGGTGGTGCTGGAATCCACCACCTATCCGGGCACCACCGACGAGGTCATCCGGCCGATCTTCGAGGCCACCGGCCTCAAGAGCGGCCAGGACTTCTTCCTGGCCTTCTCGCCGGAGCGCGAGGACCCGGGCAATCCGGACTTCGGCACCTCGACCATCCCGAAGGTGGTCGGCGGCGACGGGCCCGAGGCGCTCGCATTGGCCGAGGCGCTCTACGGCCAGCTCATCGTCAAGACCGTGCCGGTCTCCTCCGCCGCGACCGCCGAGGCCGTCAAGCTGACCGAGAACATCTTCCGGGCGGTCAACATCGCCCTCGTGAACGAGCTCAAGGTGGTCTATGCGGCCATGGGCATCGACGTGTGGGAAGTGATCGACGCGGCCAAGACCAAGCCGTTCGGCTTCATGCCGTTTTATCCCGGCCCGGGCCTGGGCGGGCACTGCATCCCGATCGACCCGTTCTACCTGACCTGGAAGGCGCGCGAATACGACATCGCGACCCGCTTCATCGAGCTGGCCGGCCAGATCAACACCCGCATGCCCTATTACGTGGTCAACAAGCTCGCCGAGGCGGTCGACCGCAACGGCAAGGCCTTTGCGGGCTCGAAGATCCTGATGCTCGGCATCGCCTACAAGAAGAACGTGGACGACATGCGCGAGAGCCCCTCGCTCAAGCTCATCGAGCTGATGGAGGCCCGCGGCGCCCATGTGGACTATCACGACCCCTTCATCCCGGTGATTCCGCCGACCCGCGAGCATGCGGCGCTGGCCGGCCGCAGGTCCGTGGCGCTCGATGCGCAGACCCTGGCCGGCTACGACGCGGTGCTGATCGCCACCGACCACGATGCCGTCGACTACCGCCTGGTGGTCGAGGCCGCGAAGGTGGTGGTGGACACCCGCAACGCCTGCGCCCGCGCCGGCATTGCGGAGGGCCGGGTCATCAAGGCCTGA
- a CDS encoding ABC-F family ATP-binding cassette domain-containing protein, which yields MLHVNDLTYRIGDRIILDRASFALPTGSKVGLVGRNGAGKTTLFRIIQGEIAPESGDISLPRGVRIGAVAQEAPGGPETLIEVVLAADKERTSLLAEAETADGLRRAEIETRLMDIDAYSAPARAAAILHGLGFDAEAQNRPCSSFSGGWRMRVALAAVLFAAPDLLLLDEPTNYLDLEGTLWLYDYLGRYPHTVLVISHDRELLDTSVNHILHLDRGKLSLYRGGYTSFAKQLAEKRELTAKMRAKQEAERKHLQSFIDRFKAKASKARQAQSRVKRLAKLEPVAAIVEDDVLPFDLPGPERPIAPPLIAVESAAAGYGERIVLDRLNLTIQPDDRIALLGANGNGKSTFCKLIGGRLPPAKGEIRWPGKMEVAYFAQHQVDELNPAATAYEHVAALMPDAPVAKARARAARFGFPGAKADTPVSALSGGEKARLLMGLAAFQGPHLLILDEPTNHLDIDSRTALMEAINDYTGAVILVSHDRFLIEACADRLWVVGNGTVKPFDGDMDDYRQLVLSGELSAERRDEKALPGSSSRTDERRAAAERRVALAPLRKKLEALEARMAKLTEVIGKVDAALADGSAFQKDAAKATELSKMRAEAAQTLAAVEEEWLALSGEIEEAS from the coding sequence ATGCTTCACGTCAATGACCTGACTTACCGTATCGGCGACCGGATCATCCTGGACCGGGCCTCCTTCGCCCTGCCCACAGGCAGCAAGGTCGGCCTCGTCGGCCGCAACGGCGCCGGCAAGACCACCCTCTTTCGGATCATCCAGGGGGAGATCGCGCCGGAAAGCGGCGATATCTCGCTTCCCCGGGGGGTCCGTATCGGCGCCGTCGCCCAGGAGGCCCCCGGAGGCCCCGAGACCCTCATCGAGGTGGTGTTGGCCGCCGACAAGGAGCGGACCTCTCTCCTTGCGGAAGCTGAGACCGCGGACGGGCTGCGGCGGGCCGAGATCGAAACCCGGCTGATGGATATCGACGCCTATTCGGCCCCGGCCCGGGCGGCCGCGATCCTGCACGGCCTCGGCTTCGATGCCGAGGCCCAGAATCGGCCATGCTCGTCCTTCTCGGGCGGCTGGCGCATGCGCGTGGCCCTGGCGGCCGTGCTCTTCGCGGCGCCTGACCTGCTCCTTCTCGATGAGCCGACCAACTACCTGGACCTTGAGGGGACCCTCTGGCTCTACGATTATCTGGGCCGCTACCCGCACACGGTCCTGGTCATCAGCCACGACCGGGAACTCCTCGACACCTCCGTCAACCACATTCTGCACCTCGACCGGGGGAAGCTCTCCCTCTACCGGGGCGGCTACACGTCCTTCGCCAAGCAACTCGCCGAGAAGCGCGAGCTTACGGCGAAGATGCGGGCCAAGCAGGAAGCGGAGCGCAAGCATCTGCAGTCCTTCATCGACCGCTTCAAGGCCAAGGCCTCCAAGGCCCGTCAGGCTCAGTCCCGGGTCAAAAGGCTCGCCAAGCTCGAGCCGGTGGCCGCCATCGTGGAGGACGACGTCCTGCCCTTCGATCTGCCGGGCCCGGAGCGCCCCATCGCGCCGCCCCTGATCGCCGTGGAGAGCGCGGCCGCCGGCTATGGAGAGCGAATCGTCCTCGACCGGCTGAACCTCACGATCCAGCCGGACGACCGGATCGCGCTTCTCGGCGCCAACGGCAACGGCAAGTCGACCTTCTGCAAGCTCATCGGCGGTCGCCTCCCGCCCGCGAAAGGCGAGATCCGCTGGCCGGGCAAGATGGAGGTCGCCTATTTCGCCCAGCATCAGGTGGATGAGCTCAATCCCGCGGCGACTGCCTACGAGCACGTGGCCGCCCTCATGCCTGACGCCCCCGTCGCCAAGGCCCGTGCCAGGGCTGCCCGATTCGGATTCCCCGGCGCCAAGGCCGACACCCCCGTCTCGGCACTCTCCGGCGGCGAGAAGGCACGGCTCCTCATGGGGCTGGCGGCCTTCCAGGGCCCTCACCTGCTCATCCTCGACGAGCCGACGAACCATCTCGACATCGATAGCCGCACGGCCCTGATGGAGGCGATCAACGATTATACGGGCGCCGTCATCCTGGTGAGCCACGACCGCTTCCTGATCGAGGCCTGCGCCGACCGCCTGTGGGTCGTGGGCAACGGCACCGTGAAGCCCTTTGACGGCGACATGGACGATTACCGCCAGCTCGTCCTGTCCGGCGAGCTGAGTGCCGAGCGGCGTGACGAAAAGGCCCTGCCCGGCTCGTCCTCCCGGACCGACGAGCGCCGCGCCGCAGCCGAGCGTCGGGTCGCCCTGGCGCCCCTGCGCAAGAAGCTGGAGGCGCTCGAGGCCCGGATGGCCAAGTTGACGGAGGTCATCGGCAAGGTGGACGCAGCCCTCGCGGATGGCAGCGCCTTTCAGAAGGACGCCGCCAAGGCCACCGAACTGTCGAAGATGCGCGCCGAGGCGGCCCAGACCCTTGCGGCTGTCGAGGAGGAGTGGCTGGCGTTAAGCGGCGAGATCGAGGAAGCCTCCTGA
- a CDS encoding S10 family peptidase yields the protein MKRMPRLSAIAALSLALAMPALPHAQERAGQEHGDQPRQEQRQQRPSAEAQRLPPESVTHHTIDLPGRTIRLTATAGSLTLTDTQGTPQAEIGFVAYTRDDADPASRPVTFAVNGGPGAASAYLNLLAIGPWRLDLDGATISPSAAPALVPNAETWLDFTDLVFIDPPGTGYSRVLGGDQVRERFYSVQGDIDGLAAFVMRWLKEKGRLQSPKFFVGESYGGFRGPLLAQKLQNDQGIGFSGLVLVSPVLDFDWLDQRGGAPWTDAALLPSLAASSLARRGPVTREALQETERYASGDYLMDLMRGLQDREAVDRISRRVAELTGLNPDLTRRLAGRIDARTFQRELRRQTGEVVSAYDANVATADPEPHANISRFEDPVLSAMTAPLTSAMLDHLTRTLNYKAEGRYNLLNEGVSRAWRWGGGREAPENTGELKSAMALDGAMRVLVVHGFTDLVTPYYATQLQLNQIPDLGPERRLSLQVYDGGHMFYSRQASRQAFRSDAQALFEKALQARAAKKD from the coding sequence ATGAAACGAATGCCGCGCCTGTCCGCCATTGCCGCTCTGTCGCTCGCACTTGCCATGCCGGCTCTTCCCCATGCCCAGGAGCGGGCAGGGCAGGAGCACGGGGACCAGCCCCGGCAGGAACAGCGACAGCAGCGGCCATCCGCCGAGGCGCAGCGCCTCCCGCCCGAATCCGTGACCCATCATACGATCGACCTGCCCGGCCGAACGATCCGCCTGACCGCGACTGCCGGGAGCCTGACCCTCACGGACACGCAAGGCACGCCGCAGGCGGAGATCGGCTTCGTGGCCTATACGCGGGACGATGCCGACCCAGCCTCGCGGCCCGTGACCTTCGCGGTGAACGGCGGGCCCGGCGCCGCCTCGGCCTATCTCAATCTTCTGGCGATCGGACCCTGGCGCCTGGATCTCGACGGGGCGACGATCAGCCCTTCGGCAGCGCCCGCCCTCGTGCCGAATGCCGAGACCTGGCTCGATTTCACGGACCTCGTCTTCATCGATCCCCCGGGCACGGGCTACAGCCGCGTGCTCGGCGGCGACCAGGTTCGGGAGCGCTTCTATTCCGTGCAGGGCGACATCGATGGCCTTGCGGCCTTCGTCATGCGTTGGCTGAAGGAGAAGGGGCGCCTGCAATCCCCGAAGTTCTTCGTGGGCGAGAGCTATGGCGGCTTCCGCGGCCCGCTCCTGGCCCAGAAGCTGCAGAACGATCAGGGCATCGGTTTCAGCGGGCTGGTGCTGGTCTCGCCGGTGCTGGATTTCGACTGGCTCGACCAGCGCGGCGGCGCGCCCTGGACGGATGCGGCCCTGCTGCCGTCCCTGGCGGCGTCGTCCCTCGCGCGGCGCGGCCCGGTGACCCGGGAGGCCCTGCAGGAGACCGAGCGCTATGCCTCGGGTGATTATCTCATGGACCTGATGCGCGGACTTCAGGACCGAGAGGCCGTAGATCGCATCAGCCGGCGCGTGGCTGAGTTGACCGGATTGAACCCGGACCTGACCCGGCGGCTCGCCGGACGCATCGATGCGCGCACATTCCAGCGGGAGCTGCGGCGTCAGACAGGCGAGGTGGTGAGCGCCTACGACGCGAATGTCGCCACGGCCGATCCTGAGCCCCATGCGAATATTTCGCGATTCGAAGATCCTGTCCTTTCAGCCATGACGGCTCCGCTCACGAGCGCGATGCTCGATCACTTGACCCGCACCCTCAACTACAAGGCGGAAGGGCGCTACAACCTTCTGAACGAGGGCGTGAGCCGGGCCTGGCGCTGGGGTGGTGGCCGTGAGGCGCCGGAGAACACAGGCGAGTTGAAGAGCGCCATGGCGCTCGACGGCGCCATGCGGGTCCTCGTGGTCCACGGTTTCACGGATCTCGTCACGCCCTATTACGCGACCCAGCTTCAGCTCAACCAGATTCCCGACCTTGGTCCCGAGCGGCGTCTGTCGCTCCAGGTTTACGACGGCGGCCACATGTTCTATTCGCGCCAAGCTTCGCGGCAGGCCTTCAGGAGCGACGCTCAGGCGCTCTTCGAGAAGGCCCTGCAGGCGCGGGCCGCCAAAAAGGACTGA
- a CDS encoding DNA polymerase III subunit chi, giving the protein MTEVLFYHLQQRPLEAVLPTLLQKSLERGWRAVVQVTTEERMSALDDHLWTFTDESFLPHGTDREAHAADQPVLITLGGGNPNGAQIRFLVEGAGLPEDLSAYERIAILFDGNDLEALALARDHWRAVKEGGHDATYWQQDERGRWQRKA; this is encoded by the coding sequence ATGACGGAAGTTCTCTTCTATCACCTCCAGCAGCGGCCCCTCGAGGCGGTGCTGCCGACCCTGCTCCAGAAATCCCTGGAGCGGGGCTGGCGGGCCGTCGTTCAGGTGACGACGGAAGAGCGCATGTCCGCCCTCGACGACCACCTGTGGACCTTCACAGACGAGAGCTTCCTGCCCCATGGCACGGACCGGGAGGCGCACGCGGCCGACCAGCCCGTGCTCATCACCCTGGGCGGAGGGAATCCCAACGGCGCGCAGATCCGCTTCCTGGTTGAAGGAGCGGGCCTGCCGGAGGATCTGTCAGCCTACGAGCGCATTGCCATCCTGTTCGACGGCAACGATCTCGAAGCTCTTGCCCTGGCGCGCGACCACTGGCGTGCCGTGAAGGAGGGCGGCCATGATGCCACGTACTGGCAGCAGGACGAGCGCGGGCGCTGGCAGAGAAAGGCGTGA
- a CDS encoding leucyl aminopeptidase, with protein MADSIKIDFQAPVAAEGGDLVVFVGETLKPSSAVAKRLGPKAVDLIAKVAAVESFKGKAKSAMVVAAPAGLSADRLVVVGIGAEKDRAGLDWAQLGGLVAGKVAGKTATVWVDLPGVEASPENVADMALGVRLRRYTFDRYKTRKDDSKPNGTGRFVFAVSDPAAAKKAFKAADGIATGVLLARDLVNEPPNVLGPKEFAARAEALTKLGVEIEILDEKAMQKLGMRALLGVGQGSSRGSRVAIMRWNGGKAGAQPIAFIGKGVVFDSGGISIKPGGGMEDMKGDMAGAACVVGLMHALASRKAKANVVGTIGLVENMPDGSAQRPGDIVTTMSGQTIEIINTDAEGRLVLADVLWYVQDRFKPKFMIDLATLTGAILVALAQEYAGLFSNNDELAQRIAEAGKATGERVWRMPLGPEFDKMIESKFADMKNSAGRHGGSSTAASLLQKFVNDVPWAHLDIAGTAMGSPQSETNKGWSSGWGVRLLDRLVRDHYEG; from the coding sequence ATGGCCGACAGCATCAAAATCGACTTTCAGGCCCCTGTCGCTGCGGAAGGCGGCGACCTCGTCGTGTTCGTCGGAGAGACCCTCAAGCCTTCGTCCGCCGTGGCCAAGCGGCTCGGCCCGAAGGCGGTCGACCTGATCGCCAAGGTAGCGGCGGTCGAGAGCTTCAAAGGCAAGGCCAAGTCCGCAATGGTCGTCGCTGCACCCGCGGGCCTTTCGGCTGATCGACTCGTCGTGGTGGGAATCGGGGCCGAGAAGGATCGCGCGGGCCTGGACTGGGCCCAGCTCGGTGGCCTGGTGGCCGGAAAGGTAGCGGGCAAGACCGCAACCGTGTGGGTCGATCTGCCGGGCGTCGAGGCGAGCCCCGAGAACGTGGCCGACATGGCCCTGGGCGTGCGGCTGCGCCGCTACACCTTCGACCGCTACAAGACCCGGAAGGACGATTCGAAACCGAACGGCACGGGCCGCTTCGTTTTCGCGGTCTCCGACCCGGCTGCCGCCAAGAAGGCCTTCAAGGCGGCCGACGGGATTGCCACCGGCGTCCTGCTGGCGCGGGATCTCGTCAATGAGCCGCCGAACGTCCTCGGGCCGAAGGAATTCGCCGCCCGGGCGGAAGCGCTCACGAAGCTCGGCGTCGAGATCGAGATCCTTGACGAGAAGGCCATGCAGAAGCTCGGGATGCGGGCACTCCTCGGGGTCGGTCAGGGCTCCAGCCGAGGGAGCCGCGTCGCAATCATGCGCTGGAACGGTGGCAAGGCCGGCGCTCAGCCCATCGCGTTCATCGGCAAGGGCGTGGTGTTCGATTCGGGCGGCATCTCCATCAAGCCCGGTGGCGGTATGGAGGACATGAAGGGCGACATGGCGGGCGCCGCCTGCGTGGTGGGCCTGATGCACGCGCTCGCCAGCCGCAAGGCGAAGGCCAACGTAGTCGGCACCATCGGCCTCGTAGAGAACATGCCGGATGGCAGCGCGCAGCGCCCGGGCGACATCGTCACCACCATGTCGGGCCAGACCATCGAGATCATCAACACCGATGCGGAAGGGCGCCTCGTCCTGGCGGACGTGCTCTGGTACGTGCAGGACCGGTTCAAGCCGAAATTCATGATCGACCTCGCGACCCTCACGGGTGCGATCCTCGTGGCTCTGGCGCAGGAATATGCGGGCCTGTTCTCGAACAACGACGAACTCGCACAGCGCATCGCCGAGGCCGGCAAGGCGACGGGCGAGCGCGTGTGGCGGATGCCGCTCGGGCCGGAATTCGACAAGATGATCGAGTCGAAATTCGCCGATATGAAGAACTCCGCTGGCCGGCACGGGGGCTCGAGCACAGCGGCATCCCTTCTTCAGAAATTCGTCAACGATGTGCCCTGGGCGCATCTCGATATCGCCGGAACCGCCATGGGCTCGCCGCAGTCGGAGACCAACAAGGGCTGGAGTTCCGGCTGGGGCGTGCGCCTGCTCGACCGCCTCGTGCGGGACCATTACGAGGGCTGA